TTGTGTTTGTCTACTACCACTTGATAGCTAATTGATAACCCCAACCCCGTACCACTTCCTACTGCCTTAGTGGTAAAAAATGGATCAAATATTTTCTGCTGCACCTGTGCAGTCATCCCATAACCGTTATCAGCAATCCGAATCTTCAACGTGTTTACTTCTCCTAATTCAGTACGAATAAGAATCTGAGGATTTTTCCTTGGAGAATCTTCTCTATTGTTGTAATCCTCTAAAGCATCGATCGCATTACTTAAAATATTCATAAACACTTGGTTGAGTTGACCGGCATAGCAAATAACATCGGGCAGTTGTGCGTATTCTTTAAAGACCTCAATTTCCGGGCGATCGCTCTTTTCTTTGAGTCGGTGCTGCAAAATCATTAGAGTACTGTCGATGCCTTCATGGATATTGACAGGCTTCATTTCCGATTCATCTAGACGAGAGAAGTTACGTAAGCTCAGAATAATATTTCGGATACGGGAACTTCCCACCTTCATCGAGTCGAGAATCCTTGGGAGGTCTTCTGTCAGGAATTCTACATCCATTTCCTCAATTTTTTGCTCCACTATTGCTGAGGGATGGGGATATTGTTGCTGATAGATATTAATCAAATCTAGCAATTGTTGAACATAGTCACTTGCGTGAGTAATATTACCATGAATAAAATTGATAGGGTTATTAATTTCATGGGCAATTCCCGCCACCATTTGCCCTAATGAAGACATTTTTTCGCTTTGGATTAATTTACTTTGGGCACTTTGTAATTCTTCTAGAGCTTCTTGCAAATGCTGGTTTTTTTCGTTAAGTTCTGCTGTTCTTGCTACCACCCTTTCCTCTAATATATGACTGTACTTCTCCAATTGCTCATTCGCTTCAGCTAAATTATTGTAGAGAATGGCATTTTCTAAAGAGATTGCAGCTTGGATAGTTAAAAGCTTGAGAACTTCTAGGCGATCGCGTGTAAATGCTCCTGTAGTTAAATTATTTTCTAGATAAATCAGTCCCAGCAATTTGCCCTGGTTAAGCATCGGAATACATAATATGCTCTTTGGCTCCTCACGGTTAATATAACGATCTACTGCAAAAGAAGCTTTCGCTTTAATGTCATCAATTACTAATATTTCTTGGGTTCGTTTGACATAATTAATTAAAGAGATAGGAACACAATCGCTAGATTCTAAAGGAATAGATAAAAACTCTGTGTGAGTATCTCTAAAAGTAGAACCAGGACTAATTGCGGCAACAGTTAAGTCTAAATTATTAGCTTCACTCAATATCAGCACACATTTAGAAGCTCCTGCATTCTCCATGACAACTTCCATTAAAGTAGAAAGGAGTGCCTCCAGTTCAATCTCTCCAGACACGGCTTGAGAAGCTTTAATCACAGTTCCCAAATCTAACATATCTGAAATACTAGTGTTGGAGCCAATCACAGTTTCATTCGTAATTAGAGTAGATTTATTGCTAAGTGTAGATAGGTGTAGACTCAGTTCAGGTAGATTTTTTTCACTATAAGAATAGCTAGGTTCTTCTTGCTGAATGATGGGGAGAAGTAATTGAGGATAGCATTTTTGCAAGTCATAAACTTTGGCTAATGCTCCCCAGCGAACATAGCAATAGTAGGCATCAGTGAGATAGAATTGGGCAATTCTTTGTTTACCCCATTTGAGATAAAATATAGCCGCTAATTCGCAAGCAAGAGCTTCTTCGTTAATGTAATCATTTTCTTTGGCAAGAGAAATAGCTTTCTCATAATTATCTATCGCTTCAAGATATTGATTAAGAACTCGATGCCGTTCTGCCTCTACTAAATAAAATTTATGCAAATGGTTCATGGGAGCCTGATCTCCCCAATTTTGCATTTTTTTCTGATTTTCTGTCACTCTATGCAGGATTTCTTTTTGTTCAAATTCATCGAAATCAGCATATACTGCTAGATGCGTCAATGAATCGTAGAAATAAAATTGAGCAGTAATAAACATGCCGACACCAGCATATAAGTACTTCTCTGCCATGACAGTATTTTTAAGAGCTTGAGAGTAATCAGCCAGCAGATAACATACCTGAAGTTTGCAGAAATATAGGAAAAATAGTGCGACTCCATCTTTAGCTTTCAGATGAAGTGGTAGCATTTTCTCTTCATCATAGGCTGCACCAATTAAACTCTGCGGATTTTGAACATCTCCTAGCAGATTCAAGATTGTTTGCCGAAATATTTCATTCCAATAAAATACTCTTTCTTGCTTTATTTGCTTAATGGTCTTGCTATATACTTCTATATCTTGTTCAAGTTTTATGAGTTCTTGTCCTGTAAAGTATGCATGTTGGGAGTAACCATAAAGAGCATAAGCGGCAAATTCCATATCTCCGACTTCGAGATTAGTCGTATAAGACTCAAGTAAGGGTTTCAATGTTTGCTTTAGATGCTCTTTCCAATGTCTGACAAGGTGATTAAATGTTTCCATAACCTTGCCAGTTACTTCTTTTGTTTGAAAATTAGGCAACAAACTATCAGCTAGTTTCCCAAATTTATATCCAGAATCAATATCTCCTATTACCCCACACAACATTACTCCATACATCACATACGCAAAAGCAGACAAAGGAGAATTACCAAATTTGATCGATAAATTGATCTGTTTCAGAATAATAAACAGTAATAATTCCGGCGCAACTGTATAAGCAAGACCAATTGAACTAGATAGAATACGCATGATTATCAGTGGTTGCGCTTCTGTAATTTCAGGCAGTTCAATTAAGTTTTGAATAGACCTATTAGCCAACTTTGCAGATGTTGTCTCTATCGCTAACTGAATATCGGATTGGCTAGGATTTGTAGGGAACTCTACTCCCAAAGTTTTCAAAAAGGTTTTTGCAATATGGACAGCTTCTAGTTCTTTTCCTTGTGCGCCATAAGACTGTATTTTAACTTCATAAGCTTTCACTTGATCTAGTGGAGTTTTCGCTTTTAGCAACACAACCTGGACAAATCTTTCTGTGTGTTCAAAGTCACCACTGAGATATGCCGCTTCTGTTGCCGTATTATACAAAGCTAAGGTGAGATCATATTTAGTATCCCAACTATCATCTGCTAGTAGCTCAATTCCAATAGTTAAATACTTCAGTGCCGATGAATAAGCTGTTGATACCAAAGCTTTACGTCCAGCCATCAAACTCATTTCAGCTAACTCATTACGTTTAGCTTGATGGGTAATAAATTCGGCTGCAATATTGAAATGATTGACAAGCTCAAAAATATTTTCTTCCCGTTCGGCAACTGGAGTATTGTTCAAGAGAAGCAGCCCAATTTTTAAGTGTATTTGCTTTATTTCGTCTTTGGGAATTAGAGAATAAGCTGCTTGCTGAACTCTGTCATGTACGAATTTATATTTTGGTAGTTGGGCGTTAGTAAGTGATAAATTTTCCGATTCTCTAGTTGAAAAGCTTAATAGGTGTCTATCATTTTCTGGTGTAAAATTATAACCATCTTTCTGAGGTATAACCAGTCCTTCAAGTAATGCTTGCCATAAGTCAGATGCAGTATCTATTAAAGATTTTTCATTAACAAGTGACAATGTTTTTAAGTCAAACTCATTACCAATGCAAGCAGAAATTTTTAATACATTTTGTACATTTTGGGGCAGTTTTCCTATTTGGATGCCCATAAACTCTACGACATCATCTGTAAGAGATAAGGTTTTAATTTTGGTAATATCGTACTTCCAATTACCTGCATTAAAATCTAATTCAATTAGTCCGTCATCATATAATAGTTTGAGAAATTGAGATGTAAAAAAAGGGTTTCCTTTCGTTTTGAAAAACACCATTTGAGTCAGAGGTACAGCAATAGTTTCTGGACAACGTAGTGTATCAGCAATCATCTGATTTAAATCAATCTGACTTAAAGGTGAGAGTTTAATTGTATTAATTACTGCTCCTACTTTGGCAATTTCCTGTAGTGTCAAATGTAGCGGATGTAGATTTGAAACTTCATTATCCCTATAGGCACTAATTAGTAGTAAGCTACCTTTGCTTTCAGATATATTCTCTTTATCTTTAGCAAGGGAAGAAGAATTTCCATCCATTAATAATTGAATAAACTTCAAGGAAGCCGTATCTGCCCATTGCAAATCATCTAGAAAAATAACCAGAGGATGATCTTTAGTAGTGAAGACCTGGATAAATCTCTGGAACAATAAATTGAAGCGATTTTGAGCAGCGCTACCAGCAAGTTCAGCAGATGGGGGTTGTTTACCAATAATTATTTCAAGTTCAGGAATTACATTAATGATTACCTGAGATTGCGTACTCAATGCCGATAAAATTTTGGTTTTCCATTGTTGAATTTGGGCGTCTGTTTCGGAAAGTATTTGACTAATTAAATCTCGCAAAGCTTGCACCAATCCTGACAACGGGATGTCACGTTGGAATTGGTCAAATTTTCCTTTGATGAAGTAACTACGCTGTCTGGCAATGGGTTTATGGACTTCATTAACCACAGCAGTTTTACCAATCCCTGAGTAACCAGAGACTAAAATCATTTCTGTGCTTCCCTTTGTCACCCGGTCAAAAGTAGTGAGGAGAATTTCAATCTCTCTTTGACGACCATAAAGTTTTTCAGGAATGGCAAAATGATTTGAGATATCCCGAATTCCTAATTCAAAGGCTGTAATATTTCCTTTCTCTTGCCATTGGGTTTGACATTTCTCCAAATCATACCTGAGTCCATGAGCGCTCTGATATCGGTCTTCAGCATTTTTTGCCATCAGTTTGCTGATAATATCAGATAAAACTGTGGGAATACTGGAGTTAATATGACTAGCTTTTGGCGGTTCTTTGGCAATGTGAGAGTAGACTAACTCCATCGGTTCAGTAGTACTAAATGGTAACTGCCCTGTCAGGAGTTCAAAGAAGGTGATACCCAAGGAATAAAAGTCGGTACGGTAGTCTATACCTCGATTCATGCGTCCTGTTTGTTCAGGGGAAATATAAGCTAGAGTACCTTCTAGGATGTTGGGATTTGTGAGAAATTTAATTTCTTTTGGTAATAGAGTAGCAATACTAAAATCGATGATTCTGGTCTTACCTGTTATCGGATGAATCAAAATGTTAGCAGGCTTGATATCTTTGTGAATGATGCGATGGTGATGTAGCCGTTCCAAAGTTGCACTAATTTCAATGGCAATACCGAAAAACTCACTCAATGAAACAGAATAATTTCCTTTTTTCTGCTCTTCTTTCTGCCAGAGATTAAGGGCAATACCACCAAAATCTTCCATTACTATCACATATCTATTGTGATATTTTTCTAGGTTTATTGGTTTGACTATGCCTGGAATTTCAAGGTTTTGGGTAATGGTATATTGATTATGAAACTGATTAATCTCAGTAAAATTAGGATCTTCATTACGCATCAGTTTTAAAATAACTGATTGCTGATCTTTTTGTCTAATAGCTCGATAAACTAAGGTTTTTTTACCTGAATATAATTGCTTAATAATCCGATAGCCAAGTATAGGAAATAATCTATCTGATTCTACTAACATTGTATCTAGTTATGATAATTTTCTTTCTATAGGTTTAGTATACCCAGAGCATAGTTGCTACTATCAGCGAGCAGTACGATTTTGCAAAGTGCTAAACATTAGGGTTATTAACCATAGTTTTGAAAGCAAGATATATTTTATAGCCTATAGTATGTATAACAAGACGAGAATTTACGTAAGTTATCACCAAATTACAAAAGCGATCGCACCCACATACCATTACCCATTAAGTTTTTCAGACTTCACTACTACCCATTGCGTCACAGGCGCCATTGCTCGCCAGCCCAGAAATTTACCAATGGGTTCCGCCCGTTGAATGGCAATACGAGTTAAATCGCCACCGACTCGTTCATGCCATTGAAATAAAGTTTGCTCACCCTCTACCGTCACCACATTTGCTACCAAACGCCCACCCGGCCGCAATGCTTGCCAGCAAACATCAAAAAGTCCCGTTGCTGTCACCCCACCACCAATAAAAATAGCATCTGGTGTTGGCAAGTCTTTCAGGGCATGGGGCGCTTTCCCTTCAATGATTTGCAGATTTGGAGTACCGAGAGTGCTGGCATTATCGGCAATGTATGGTAGTCTAGATGAGTTTTGTTCAATCGCGATCGCTCGACATCGCGCATTACTCCGCATCCATTCAATAGAAATTGAGCCGCAACCTGCGCCCACATCCCACAACAACGCTCCCGGTGTGGGTGCTAAAGCTGCAAGGGTAATTGCCCTAACTTCACGTTTCGTTAACTGCCCATCGTGGTGATAGGCGTTATCTGGTAGTCCTGGTAATCTTGGTAATGGAATCACCCCAGGATCAGCAATACAATCAACTGCGATCGCATTCAACACTGCAACTTCAGTTTCACCCCAAGATGCAGCCGTACCTTCTACAATTCTTTCATAAATGCCGCCCATACGCTCCAATACGGTGATTTTGCTGCCACCATAGCCGCGATTTGTCAAAATTTGAGCAACAATGGCGGGTGTGTCCTTCCCTTCGCTCAAAATCAACAGCCGCGCTTTTGGGTAAATGTAAGACTGGAGTAAGGAGGATGGACGACCATTTAAACTCAAGGTTTCCACCTCAGTTAAAGACCATCCAACCCTGGCACAGGCGAGACTGAAGGCTGAAGGTGCGGGGATAATCGTCATTTCAGAGACGGGAATTCGCCGCATCAAGGTAACACCAATGCCGTAACACATCGGATCGCCACTTGCGAGTACGCAGATTGACTGGCCACGACGCCTAATGATTTCGTCAATTGAAGTGCTAATGGGAGATGCCCAGACTAGTTTCTCGCGTTGGTCATCTTTAGGGAGCATTGCTAAATGGCGATCGCCTCCCACAATTACTTTAGCTTGAGTGATTAGGGAAAGAGCGATCGCACTTAACCCTTGTAACCCATCTTCCCCAATGCCGACGATAGAAAGCCATTTCTCTGTCATATTAATTTATAAGAAGAATTCAGAATTCAGGAGCGGAGCCGGAGACGCTCCGCCTCCGGTCAGAATTCAGTATGAGCGGATAGGGAATATTGGTTAAAAGCCAATACTGGTAAAGTATTCTGAATTCTGTATTCTGACTACTGGTTTTTTATAATCAAAGGCTCAAGTTCCCGATTATGCCATTGCCGCTGATACCATTCGGCAATCAAAGGACGGATAATAAACTTAGGCTGTCCATCGCCTTTAACATCAATGCGTAAACCTGAATAGGGTCGTCGCTTCTGAGAACCTTGACCGCTGCGACCAATGAAGAGATGCGATCGCGCCACTAATCTATTTTCTTCCATCAAATCTGCTCCCTCAATTCGCTGGCGGCGCAAACTAAAGCCACTACCACCACAAACAACCCAGTGGATATGAGAATCAGCGTGTCCTGTATCCATTGTCTCAAGGTGTTCCAAGCAGTGTGCGTGACCATTTAATACCAAATCTACCAAGGGACGCCCCTGAGTTAAAGAACCGATTTCTTTCGCTACTGCATCCAGCACACCACGTAAGCGATCGCGAACCATCAGAGTTTGGGCTTGTTGCCACTTTGTCGCCTCAGTTACATAAGGTGGATGATGGAAATAAATCACCCTTCCCCGAACTTCACTATTATTCCAAGATGCAATTAATCTTTGTTTAAGCCAGTCTAATTGTTCGATATCAGTTAGCGTTGTTTTATTAGTAGCTAGTTGTTTATCGATATCAACAATCAGTTCTTCAATTTGTGACATCTTGGCGTGGAAGTCGTCTAATTGGTCGGCTTCGCTGGGATTTTCGGGACGAAGTTTTGATGAATTTTCAATGATTTCCAACTTTTCTTGCTCGAAATCTTCACGGCGTTTTTCTAAGAGTTTGCGATTGGCATCACCTTCTTTGGTTTTAGGTAGAGGTGGTGGATCGTTAAACGTATTAGAATCCAACGCAAAAAAATCAATCCCGTTATAGCGAAAAGTGTAGTAGCGATTGGGAAGACGGGTAAACTGCCCAGGTTGATATGAAAGACAACGACCTGTATCTGTCTTGGCTGTGTAGTATTCATCTAAGTGGCTGGCTAACTCTCCCGGAAGCTGAAACGCCTTCAGATAGTCCAGAAATGCTCGTGCGTAAGCGTCACCGGTTCCTGAGCCATGCAGTCCCACATCTAAGTCTAAGCGCGATCGCAACAGGTGACGAATGGGTAATGTTGTTAAGGACGCCAAGCTTAATAGAATCGGCAAGTTATAGTAATCGTGATTTCCTAGTACAGGTAAAATGGGCAGCTTAAAAAGCATCCGATCGTAAGCAATCTGTTTGGAATGCTCTGTACCCACGAGAAACTCTCGGTAAGGCTGAATGAAGTTCTGTTGATAGTATTCACTCGATCCCACTAAATAGATCACATCCCCGGTGTGCAGCATAAAACGGGATTCGTTGTGATGAGGCAGCATGAGTTCAGCCACCTGTCGCTGCGGATTGTGTCCTCGGTGCTTGCCGGAACCACTATCACCTACAACTAAAAATGAGAACTCAGAATTATCTGTTTGACCATCCTCCAACACCAGCCGAGTTTGGTCGATGTTCCGTTCCACAATTAACGGATCTTGCCACCGTACCCGCTGATTCATTTTACGAATTTTGTTAGCGATCGCTGGATCGGATACAAGTTTCAATGCAACTTACTCCTGAATTTTTTACAAGAGATGAGGGAACTGGGGAGAAGCAAGGGAGCAGGGAGAATTTTCCCCTCAGCCCCCCGCACACCGCCCCTCTGCCTCTTTTCAATTCCCTCATTCTTCTACTGTGTCTTTCATCTCAATAGTCAGATTAGGGAGTCCTTCTAGTTTTTCTGTAGGTTCAACTTCTTCTACTAATGGCACAAAAATTCGTAAGCCTGCTGGTACACACTTAATTTCTACTGGTGTTGTGCCCACTATTTCACCATCTAACACAACCTTTTGTGGTGGTTCAGTCGTAATTTTAAATTGTTTGGCTCGCAGGAAACCAATATCATTCCGTTCTGTGGCGTTACCTGTAGAAGCCGTTTGAAATAGATGAAATGTCGCTGCGATCGCTCCTGCTTTGTTGGCTGGAGCTACAATCGTTAAATCTAGTAAGCCATCATCATAAATCAGACCTGCTGGCCCTTGAGCCAAAACTGAAGTGGCAGGCGCGGCATTTGCTACCGTTACCGCACAGGCACTAGTTTTAATTATCCTGTCTTCAGTTTCAATTTCAACATCAAAGTTATGTAAATTTCTTAATTGCTGGATTCCTGCCAAGATATAGGCCATCATTCCAAAGCGATTCTTGGAATCGCGGTCTGCCAATTCTACAGTTTCAGCCTCAAAGCCAATACCTGCCAAGAGTACCATTGGTCGATCGTTACAATAGGCTACGTCTACATGGCGGGTTCCTCCTTCCAAAATTGTCTCACACGCACCTGCGATCGTGTCAGGGATACCTAAAGCTGTGGCAAAAGCGTTTGCTGTGCCGCGAGAAATGATCCCAAATGGAATATCAGTACCCACTACAGCCGCCGCTGCTGCTGAAAGAGTACCATCCCCCCCCGAAGCAATGATTGCATCTACCCCTCGTTCTACTGCTTGATATGCCAGTTGGTCAGCGTCGATTTCTTCAGTTGTGAGATAAATATCGAGGTCAATATCTGGCTCTAATATTGCACGGATTTCTGCCAGTTCTATATCTGGGTCGCCCTGACCCGCAACAGGATTGAAGATGAGACAGGCGGAACGATTCATAAGGTATTACAACTAAGCTTGGATCATTAATGAAGATACCAAATTATTCTTAGCATTCCTGTAAATTTTCAGCTTCCCTTTTGAGGCGGAGTTTTCTGGATATATTGGTC
This Nostoc sp. C052 DNA region includes the following protein-coding sequences:
- the cbiE gene encoding precorrin-6y C5,15-methyltransferase (decarboxylating) subunit CbiE gives rise to the protein MTEKWLSIVGIGEDGLQGLSAIALSLITQAKVIVGGDRHLAMLPKDDQREKLVWASPISTSIDEIIRRRGQSICVLASGDPMCYGIGVTLMRRIPVSEMTIIPAPSAFSLACARVGWSLTEVETLSLNGRPSSLLQSYIYPKARLLILSEGKDTPAIVAQILTNRGYGGSKITVLERMGGIYERIVEGTAASWGETEVAVLNAIAVDCIADPGVIPLPRLPGLPDNAYHHDGQLTKREVRAITLAALAPTPGALLWDVGAGCGSISIEWMRSNARCRAIAIEQNSSRLPYIADNASTLGTPNLQIIEGKAPHALKDLPTPDAIFIGGGVTATGLFDVCWQALRPGGRLVANVVTVEGEQTLFQWHERVGGDLTRIAIQRAEPIGKFLGWRAMAPVTQWVVVKSEKLNG
- a CDS encoding ATP-binding sensor histidine kinase, which encodes MLVESDRLFPILGYRIIKQLYSGKKTLVYRAIRQKDQQSVILKLMRNEDPNFTEINQFHNQYTITQNLEIPGIVKPINLEKYHNRYVIVMEDFGGIALNLWQKEEQKKGNYSVSLSEFFGIAIEISATLERLHHHRIIHKDIKPANILIHPITGKTRIIDFSIATLLPKEIKFLTNPNILEGTLAYISPEQTGRMNRGIDYRTDFYSLGITFFELLTGQLPFSTTEPMELVYSHIAKEPPKASHINSSIPTVLSDIISKLMAKNAEDRYQSAHGLRYDLEKCQTQWQEKGNITAFELGIRDISNHFAIPEKLYGRQREIEILLTTFDRVTKGSTEMILVSGYSGIGKTAVVNEVHKPIARQRSYFIKGKFDQFQRDIPLSGLVQALRDLISQILSETDAQIQQWKTKILSALSTQSQVIINVIPELEIIIGKQPPSAELAGSAAQNRFNLLFQRFIQVFTTKDHPLVIFLDDLQWADTASLKFIQLLMDGNSSSLAKDKENISESKGSLLLISAYRDNEVSNLHPLHLTLQEIAKVGAVINTIKLSPLSQIDLNQMIADTLRCPETIAVPLTQMVFFKTKGNPFFTSQFLKLLYDDGLIELDFNAGNWKYDITKIKTLSLTDDVVEFMGIQIGKLPQNVQNVLKISACIGNEFDLKTLSLVNEKSLIDTASDLWQALLEGLVIPQKDGYNFTPENDRHLLSFSTRESENLSLTNAQLPKYKFVHDRVQQAAYSLIPKDEIKQIHLKIGLLLLNNTPVAEREENIFELVNHFNIAAEFITHQAKRNELAEMSLMAGRKALVSTAYSSALKYLTIGIELLADDSWDTKYDLTLALYNTATEAAYLSGDFEHTERFVQVVLLKAKTPLDQVKAYEVKIQSYGAQGKELEAVHIAKTFLKTLGVEFPTNPSQSDIQLAIETTSAKLANRSIQNLIELPEITEAQPLIIMRILSSSIGLAYTVAPELLLFIILKQINLSIKFGNSPLSAFAYVMYGVMLCGVIGDIDSGYKFGKLADSLLPNFQTKEVTGKVMETFNHLVRHWKEHLKQTLKPLLESYTTNLEVGDMEFAAYALYGYSQHAYFTGQELIKLEQDIEVYSKTIKQIKQERVFYWNEIFRQTILNLLGDVQNPQSLIGAAYDEEKMLPLHLKAKDGVALFFLYFCKLQVCYLLADYSQALKNTVMAEKYLYAGVGMFITAQFYFYDSLTHLAVYADFDEFEQKEILHRVTENQKKMQNWGDQAPMNHLHKFYLVEAERHRVLNQYLEAIDNYEKAISLAKENDYINEEALACELAAIFYLKWGKQRIAQFYLTDAYYCYVRWGALAKVYDLQKCYPQLLLPIIQQEEPSYSYSEKNLPELSLHLSTLSNKSTLITNETVIGSNTSISDMLDLGTVIKASQAVSGEIELEALLSTLMEVVMENAGASKCVLILSEANNLDLTVAAISPGSTFRDTHTEFLSIPLESSDCVPISLINYVKRTQEILVIDDIKAKASFAVDRYINREEPKSILCIPMLNQGKLLGLIYLENNLTTGAFTRDRLEVLKLLTIQAAISLENAILYNNLAEANEQLEKYSHILEERVVARTAELNEKNQHLQEALEELQSAQSKLIQSEKMSSLGQMVAGIAHEINNPINFIHGNITHASDYVQQLLDLINIYQQQYPHPSAIVEQKIEEMDVEFLTEDLPRILDSMKVGSSRIRNIILSLRNFSRLDESEMKPVNIHEGIDSTLMILQHRLKEKSDRPEIEVFKEYAQLPDVICYAGQLNQVFMNILSNAIDALEDYNNREDSPRKNPQILIRTELGEVNTLKIRIADNGYGMTAQVQQKIFDPFFTTKAVGSGTGLGLSISYQVVVDKHKGQLSCESTLGEGTEFVIEIPLQQ
- a CDS encoding YegS/Rv2252/BmrU family lipid kinase, whose translation is MNRSACLIFNPVAGQGDPDIELAEIRAILEPDIDLDIYLTTEEIDADQLAYQAVERGVDAIIASGGDGTLSAAAAAVVGTDIPFGIISRGTANAFATALGIPDTIAGACETILEGGTRHVDVAYCNDRPMVLLAGIGFEAETVELADRDSKNRFGMMAYILAGIQQLRNLHNFDVEIETEDRIIKTSACAVTVANAAPATSVLAQGPAGLIYDDGLLDLTIVAPANKAGAIAATFHLFQTASTGNATERNDIGFLRAKQFKITTEPPQKVVLDGEIVGTTPVEIKCVPAGLRIFVPLVEEVEPTEKLEGLPNLTIEMKDTVEE
- a CDS encoding metallophosphoesterase; this translates as MKLVSDPAIANKIRKMNQRVRWQDPLIVERNIDQTRLVLEDGQTDNSEFSFLVVGDSGSGKHRGHNPQRQVAELMLPHHNESRFMLHTGDVIYLVGSSEYYQQNFIQPYREFLVGTEHSKQIAYDRMLFKLPILPVLGNHDYYNLPILLSLASLTTLPIRHLLRSRLDLDVGLHGSGTGDAYARAFLDYLKAFQLPGELASHLDEYYTAKTDTGRCLSYQPGQFTRLPNRYYTFRYNGIDFFALDSNTFNDPPPLPKTKEGDANRKLLEKRREDFEQEKLEIIENSSKLRPENPSEADQLDDFHAKMSQIEELIVDIDKQLATNKTTLTDIEQLDWLKQRLIASWNNSEVRGRVIYFHHPPYVTEATKWQQAQTLMVRDRLRGVLDAVAKEIGSLTQGRPLVDLVLNGHAHCLEHLETMDTGHADSHIHWVVCGGSGFSLRRQRIEGADLMEENRLVARSHLFIGRSGQGSQKRRPYSGLRIDVKGDGQPKFIIRPLIAEWYQRQWHNRELEPLIIKNQ